In Cupriavidus taiwanensis, the following proteins share a genomic window:
- a CDS encoding pilin — MQRVQQLKKLGRRVQKGFTLIELMIVVAIIGILAAIAIPAYQDYVIRARVTEGLTLADSAKTSVTENAANGVALANGWAAPAATQNVTGIAIAANGQVTITYAARAGNGTLVLVPSSGGAALVAGTPPAGGSVDWECFSAAKAASTLPAPGPAPAAAATLPGNVSPVSCRT; from the coding sequence ATGCAACGGGTACAACAACTGAAGAAGCTGGGCCGCCGCGTCCAGAAGGGCTTTACGCTGATCGAACTGATGATCGTGGTGGCGATCATTGGTATCTTGGCGGCGATTGCGATTCCCGCTTACCAAGACTACGTGATTCGCGCTCGCGTTACCGAAGGTTTGACGCTGGCTGATTCAGCAAAGACTTCTGTTACCGAGAATGCCGCGAACGGTGTCGCACTTGCAAACGGTTGGGCTGCTCCTGCCGCCACGCAAAACGTTACGGGCATTGCAATTGCGGCGAACGGTCAAGTTACCATTACTTATGCTGCCCGTGCGGGCAACGGTACACTCGTACTGGTGCCGTCTTCCGGCGGCGCTGCGCTGGTAGCAGGTACTCCGCCGGCTGGCGGCTCTGTGGATTGGGAGTGCTTTTCGGCGGCAAAGGCGGCCTCTACTCTGCCCGCTCCTGGCCCGGCGCCCGCAGCAGCTGCGACTCTCCCGGGTAACGTCTCACCGGTTAGCTGCCGTACCTAA
- a CDS encoding response regulator has translation MRILIAEDDDVLADGLTRSLRHSGYAVDHVANGLEADSALSTQTFDLLILDLGLPRMSGLEVLKRLRARGAMLPVLILTAADSVDERVKGLDLGADDYMAKPFALSELEARVRALVRRGAGGGATLMRHGPLAYDQVGRIAYLNDQMLELSAREIGLLEILLTRSGRLVSKEQLVDHLCEWGEEVSNNAIEVYVHRLRKKIEVGGIRIATVRGLGYCLEKFQPAVAAPH, from the coding sequence ATGCGCATTCTGATCGCCGAAGACGACGACGTGCTGGCCGACGGCCTGACACGCTCGCTACGCCACTCTGGCTACGCCGTCGACCATGTCGCCAATGGCCTGGAAGCCGATTCGGCCCTGTCGACCCAGACCTTCGACCTGCTGATCCTCGACCTGGGCCTGCCGCGCATGTCCGGGCTGGAGGTGCTCAAGCGGCTGCGCGCGCGCGGCGCGATGCTGCCGGTGCTGATCCTGACCGCCGCCGACAGCGTCGACGAGCGCGTCAAGGGCCTGGACCTCGGCGCCGACGACTACATGGCCAAGCCCTTCGCCCTGTCCGAACTGGAAGCGCGCGTGCGCGCGCTGGTTCGGCGCGGCGCCGGCGGCGGCGCCACGCTGATGCGCCACGGGCCGCTGGCCTACGACCAGGTCGGGCGCATCGCCTACCTCAACGACCAGATGCTGGAGCTGTCCGCGCGCGAGATCGGCCTGCTGGAGATCCTGCTGACGCGCAGCGGCCGCCTGGTGTCGAAGGAACAGCTGGTGGACCACCTGTGCGAATGGGGCGAGGAAGTCAGCAACAACGCCATCGAGGTCTATGTGCACCGCCTGCGCAAGAAGATCGAGGTCGGCGGCATCCGCATCGCCACCGTGCGCGGGCTGGGCTACTGCCTGGAAAAATTCCAGCCGGCGGTGGCCGCGCCGCACTGA
- a CDS encoding sensor histidine kinase — MSLLRLPWRRVPRAAPPPPATDATDQDLADALPHLEESTAHPAPRSLFGEILDWMLAPLLLLWPMSIAVTYLVAKSIANGPFDRALEASAIVLSQQVREVNGRVTLQLPLSAREILRADETDNIYYQVVGKRGEYIAGDQDLPLPSEEDQGHAGLVSLRDDRVAGNDVRVAYTYIELKQVSGTQPVLVQVAETLDKRARLANEIIKGVILPQFVILPLAVVLVWFGLSRGLAPLTAIQQRIRARNPGDTSPIDERAAPQEITPLVGSFNDLLARLDQSVQTQKRFIADAAHQMKTPLAGLRMQAELAQREQSPEELRRSLAQIAGSSERTAHLVTQLLSLARMENLAGTGGMAALDLAALAREVVKDWLPQAWARDIDLGLDADDHPVMVQGNRLMLTEMLNNLLDNAIRYTPRGGHATVRVSADAFEPFAYLDVEDTGPGIAPSERERVMERFYRVLGTNTEGSGLGLAIVREIVQQHGGDVQISDHVYQQSPRLAGAHFRVTLRRPENFPSA; from the coding sequence ATGAGCCTGCTGCGACTGCCCTGGCGGCGCGTGCCGCGCGCCGCGCCCCCTCCTCCTGCCACGGACGCCACCGACCAGGACCTGGCCGACGCGCTGCCGCACCTGGAGGAAAGCACCGCCCATCCCGCGCCGCGCTCGCTGTTCGGCGAGATCCTGGACTGGATGCTGGCGCCGCTGCTGCTGCTCTGGCCGATGAGCATCGCGGTGACCTACCTAGTGGCCAAGTCGATTGCCAACGGTCCCTTCGACCGCGCGCTCGAAGCCAGCGCCATCGTGCTGTCGCAGCAGGTGCGCGAGGTCAATGGCCGGGTCACGCTGCAGCTGCCGTTGTCGGCGCGCGAGATCCTGCGTGCCGACGAGACCGACAACATCTACTACCAGGTGGTCGGCAAGCGCGGCGAGTACATCGCCGGCGACCAGGACCTGCCGCTGCCTTCCGAGGAAGACCAGGGCCACGCCGGGCTGGTGTCGCTGCGCGATGACCGCGTCGCCGGCAACGACGTGCGCGTGGCCTACACCTATATCGAGCTGAAGCAGGTCAGCGGCACCCAGCCGGTGCTGGTGCAGGTGGCCGAAACCCTGGACAAGCGCGCGCGGCTGGCCAACGAGATCATCAAGGGCGTGATCCTGCCGCAGTTCGTGATCCTGCCGCTGGCGGTGGTGCTGGTGTGGTTCGGGCTGTCGCGCGGACTGGCGCCGCTGACCGCGATCCAGCAGCGCATCCGCGCGCGCAATCCGGGCGATACCAGTCCCATCGACGAACGCGCCGCGCCGCAGGAGATCACGCCGCTGGTGGGCTCGTTCAACGACCTGCTGGCGAGGCTGGACCAGTCGGTGCAGACCCAGAAGCGCTTTATCGCCGATGCCGCGCACCAGATGAAGACGCCGCTGGCGGGCCTGCGCATGCAGGCCGAGCTGGCGCAGCGCGAGCAGTCGCCGGAAGAACTGCGGCGCTCGCTGGCGCAGATCGCGGGCAGCTCGGAACGCACCGCGCACCTGGTCACGCAGCTGCTGTCGCTGGCGCGCATGGAAAACCTGGCCGGCACCGGCGGCATGGCCGCGCTGGACCTGGCAGCGCTGGCGCGCGAGGTGGTCAAGGACTGGCTGCCGCAGGCATGGGCGCGCGACATCGACCTGGGCCTCGATGCCGACGACCATCCGGTGATGGTCCAGGGCAACCGCCTGATGCTGACCGAGATGCTGAACAACCTGCTCGACAACGCCATCCGCTACACGCCGCGCGGCGGCCACGCCACGGTGCGGGTCAGCGCCGACGCCTTCGAACCGTTCGCCTACCTCGACGTGGAAGACACCGGCCCGGGCATTGCGCCGTCGGAGCGCGAGCGCGTGATGGAGCGCTTCTACCGCGTGCTCGGCACCAACACCGAAGGCAGCGGCCTGGGCCTGGCGATCGTCCGCGAGATCGTGCAGCAGCACGGCGGCGACGTC
- the sucD gene encoding succinate--CoA ligase subunit alpha: MSILINKDTKVITQGITGKTGQFHTRGCRDYANGKNAFVAGVNPKKAGEDFEGIPIYASVKDAKAQTGATVSVIYVPPAGAAAAIWEAVDADLDLVVCITEGIPVRDMMEVKDRMRRENKKTLLLGPNCPGLITPDEIKIGIMPGHIHKKGRIGVVSRSGTLTYEAVGQLTALGLGQSSAVGIGGDPINGLKHIDVMQMFNDDPETDAVVMIGEIGGPDEANAANWIKDNMKKPVVGFIAGVTAPPGKRMGHAGALISGGADTAQAKLEIMEACGIKVTKNPSEMGRLLKAML, from the coding sequence ATGAGCATTCTGATCAACAAAGACACCAAAGTCATCACCCAGGGCATCACCGGCAAGACCGGCCAGTTCCACACCCGTGGCTGCCGTGACTACGCCAACGGCAAGAACGCGTTCGTCGCCGGCGTGAACCCGAAGAAGGCCGGCGAAGACTTCGAAGGCATTCCCATCTACGCCAGCGTCAAGGACGCCAAGGCCCAGACCGGCGCCACCGTTTCGGTCATCTACGTGCCGCCCGCAGGCGCCGCCGCCGCGATCTGGGAAGCCGTTGACGCCGACCTGGACCTGGTGGTCTGCATCACCGAAGGCATCCCCGTGCGCGACATGATGGAAGTCAAGGACCGCATGCGCCGCGAGAACAAGAAGACCCTGCTGCTGGGGCCGAATTGCCCGGGCCTGATCACGCCGGACGAAATCAAGATCGGCATCATGCCGGGCCACATCCACAAGAAGGGCCGCATCGGCGTGGTGTCGCGCTCGGGCACGCTGACGTACGAAGCCGTGGGCCAGCTGACCGCGCTGGGCCTGGGCCAGTCGTCGGCTGTCGGCATCGGTGGCGACCCCATCAACGGCCTGAAGCACATCGACGTGATGCAGATGTTCAACGACGATCCGGAAACGGACGCCGTGGTCATGATCGGTGAGATCGGCGGTCCGGACGAAGCCAATGCGGCCAACTGGATCAAGGACAACATGAAGAAGCCGGTGGTCGGCTTCATCGCTGGCGTGACCGCGCCTCCGGGCAAGCGCATGGGCCACGCCGGCGCGCTGATCTCGGGCGGTGCCGACACCGCCCAGGCCAAGCTGGAAATCATGGAAGCCTGCGGTATCAAGGTGACCAAGAACCCGTCGGAAATGGGCCGCCTGCTGAAGGCAATGCTGTAA
- a CDS encoding GIY-YIG nuclease family protein: MTQQSYVYMLASQRNGTLYVGVTSDLLRRVWQHKEGFVEGFTKQYGVKQLVWYESHESLEAAITREKQIKKWNRAWKIELIEGANPYWNDLYAGLTA, encoded by the coding sequence ATGACCCAACAATCCTACGTCTACATGTTGGCAAGCCAAAGAAATGGCACGCTTTACGTGGGCGTCACGTCAGACCTGTTGAGACGGGTATGGCAGCACAAGGAGGGGTTTGTCGAGGGGTTCACCAAGCAATATGGGGTGAAGCAATTGGTCTGGTATGAATCGCACGAATCGCTGGAAGCAGCAATCACGCGGGAAAAGCAGATCAAGAAGTGGAACCGGGCTTGGAAGATTGAACTAATTGAAGGCGCAAATCCTTACTGGAACGACTTGTACGCAGGCCTAACCGCCTAA
- the moaC gene encoding cyclic pyranopterin monophosphate synthase MoaC — translation MTQLTHFDTAGQAHMVDVGDKASTHRVAVATGTITMQPATFALVRDGSAKKGDVIGIARVAAIMATKRTADLIPLCHPIGLTKVAVEFALDEATATVACTVRTETRGQTGVEMEALTGVQVALLTIYDMCKAVDRGMVIGNVKLLEKHGGKSGDWVAAG, via the coding sequence ATGACCCAGCTCACCCATTTCGACACCGCCGGACAAGCCCACATGGTCGACGTCGGCGACAAGGCCAGCACCCATCGCGTCGCGGTGGCCACCGGCACCATCACCATGCAGCCCGCCACCTTCGCCCTGGTGCGCGACGGCAGCGCCAAGAAAGGGGACGTGATCGGCATCGCCCGCGTGGCGGCGATCATGGCCACCAAGCGCACCGCCGACCTGATCCCGCTATGCCACCCGATCGGCCTGACCAAGGTGGCGGTCGAGTTCGCGCTGGACGAGGCCACCGCCACCGTCGCCTGCACCGTGCGCACCGAGACCCGCGGCCAGACCGGCGTGGAGATGGAGGCACTGACCGGCGTGCAGGTCGCGCTGCTGACGATCTATGACATGTGCAAGGCGGTGGATCGCGGCATGGTGATCGGCAACGTGAAGCTGCTGGAAAAGCATGGCGGCAAGTCCGGGGATTGGGTGGCGGCAGGTTGA
- the sucC gene encoding ADP-forming succinate--CoA ligase subunit beta, with translation MNIHEYQGKEILRKYNVPVPRGIPAFSVDEALKAAEQLGGPVWVVKAQIHAGGRGKGGGVKVAKSMDEVKTYASNILGMQLVTHQTGPEGKKVNRLLIEEGADIKKELYVSLVVDRVSQKIALMASSEGGMDIEEVAAHSPEKIHTLIVEPSTGLTDADADDIARKIGVPDASVAQARQALQGLYKAFYETDASLAEINPLILTGDGKVIALDAKFNFDSNALFRHPEIVAYRDLDEEDANEIEASKFDLAYISLDGNIGCLVNGAGLAMATMDTIKLFGGEPANFLDVGGGATTEKVTEAFKLMLSNKNVQAILVNIFGGIMRCDVIAEGVISASKAVSLNVPLVVRMKGTNEELGRKMLADSGLPIISADTMEEAAQKVVAAAAGK, from the coding sequence ATGAATATCCATGAGTATCAAGGCAAGGAAATCCTGCGCAAATACAATGTGCCGGTTCCGCGCGGCATCCCCGCGTTCTCGGTTGACGAGGCCCTGAAGGCCGCAGAACAACTCGGCGGCCCGGTGTGGGTTGTCAAGGCGCAGATCCACGCGGGTGGCCGCGGCAAGGGCGGCGGCGTCAAGGTTGCCAAGAGCATGGACGAGGTCAAGACCTACGCGTCCAACATCCTGGGCATGCAGCTGGTCACGCACCAGACCGGTCCGGAAGGCAAGAAGGTCAACCGCCTGCTGATCGAAGAAGGCGCCGACATCAAGAAGGAACTGTACGTTTCGCTGGTGGTGGACCGCGTGTCGCAGAAGATCGCCCTGATGGCATCGAGCGAAGGCGGCATGGACATCGAGGAAGTCGCTGCCCACAGCCCGGAAAAGATCCACACCCTGATCGTCGAGCCGTCGACCGGCCTGACCGACGCCGACGCCGACGACATCGCCCGCAAGATCGGCGTGCCCGACGCGAGCGTGGCGCAAGCCCGCCAGGCCCTGCAAGGCCTGTACAAGGCGTTCTACGAAACCGACGCTTCGCTGGCCGAAATCAACCCGCTGATCCTGACCGGCGACGGCAAGGTGATCGCGCTCGACGCCAAGTTCAACTTCGACTCGAACGCGCTGTTCCGTCATCCGGAAATCGTCGCCTACCGCGACCTGGATGAAGAGGACGCCAACGAAATCGAAGCCTCGAAGTTCGACCTGGCCTATATCTCGCTGGACGGCAACATCGGCTGCCTGGTGAATGGCGCCGGCCTGGCCATGGCCACCATGGACACCATCAAGCTGTTCGGCGGCGAGCCGGCCAACTTCCTCGACGTGGGCGGCGGCGCCACCACCGAGAAGGTGACCGAAGCCTTCAAGCTGATGCTGAGCAACAAGAACGTGCAGGCCATCCTGGTCAACATCTTCGGCGGCATCATGCGTTGCGACGTGATCGCCGAAGGCGTGATCTCGGCCTCGAAGGCCGTGTCGCTGAACGTGCCGCTGGTCGTGCGCATGAAGGGCACCAACGAAGAGCTGGGCCGCAAGATGCTGGCTGACTCGGGCCTGCCGATCATCTCGGCCGACACGATGGAAGAAGCCGCCCAGAAGGTCGTGGCTGCCGCCGCCGGCAAGTAA
- a CDS encoding TerC family protein encodes MELLSSTTFWIALGSIILTNIVLSGDNAVVIALASRNLPPAQQKKAIFWGSAAAIIMRVVLTVAAVKLLSLPYLKIIGAVLLVYIGVQLLTGEDDEDGHDAKDNIWAAIRTILIADLVMSLDNVVAVAAAAQKGPEGSQLLLLIVGLGLSIPLIVFGSTILLKVMERFPVIIVLGAALLGYLAGEMLVSDPVDAAWFEIHVPHAHLVFGAAGAILVVIIGKLLSRRSAQAA; translated from the coding sequence GTGGAACTGCTGTCTTCCACCACTTTCTGGATTGCGTTGGGATCGATCATCCTGACCAATATCGTCCTGTCCGGCGACAACGCGGTGGTGATCGCGCTCGCCTCGCGCAACCTGCCGCCGGCCCAGCAGAAGAAGGCCATCTTCTGGGGCAGCGCCGCCGCCATCATCATGCGTGTGGTGCTGACCGTGGCCGCGGTCAAGCTGCTGAGCCTGCCGTACCTGAAGATCATCGGCGCCGTGCTGCTGGTCTATATCGGCGTGCAGCTGCTGACCGGCGAGGACGACGAAGACGGCCATGACGCCAAGGACAATATCTGGGCCGCGATCCGCACCATCCTGATCGCCGACCTGGTGATGTCGCTGGACAACGTGGTCGCCGTGGCCGCCGCCGCGCAAAAGGGCCCGGAAGGCAGCCAGCTGCTGCTGCTGATCGTCGGCCTGGGGCTGTCGATCCCGCTGATCGTGTTCGGCAGCACCATCCTGCTCAAGGTGATGGAGCGCTTCCCCGTCATCATCGTGCTGGGCGCCGCGCTGCTGGGGTACCTTGCCGGCGAAATGCTGGTCAGCGACCCGGTCGACGCCGCCTGGTTCGAAATCCACGTGCCGCACGCCCACCTGGTCTTCGGCGCCGCCGGCGCGATCCTTGTCGTGATCATCGGCAAGCTGCTGAGCCGCCGGTCGGCACAGGCGGCCTGA
- the recA gene encoding recombinase RecA, with the protein MDDKKAGAGVSAEKQKALAAALSQIEKQFGKGSIMRLGDGEVEKDIQVVSTGSLGLDIALGVGGLPRGRVVEIYGPESSGKTTLTLQVVAEMQKLGGTCAFIDAEHALDVNYASKLGVNVGDLLISQPDTGEQALEITDALVRSGSIDLIIIDSVAALVPKAEIEGEMGDSLPGLQARLMSQALRKLTGTIKRTNCLVIFINQIRMKIGVMFGSPETTTGGNALKFYASVRLDIRRIGSIKKGDDVIGNETKVKVVKNKVSPPFREAFFDILYGQGISRQGEIIDLGVDAKIVEKSGAWYSYNGDKIGQGKDNAREYLRENPDIAAEIENKVRAALGVVAMNPTAAAAAATVED; encoded by the coding sequence ATGGACGACAAGAAGGCAGGTGCCGGCGTGAGCGCCGAGAAGCAGAAGGCGCTTGCCGCCGCGCTCTCCCAGATCGAGAAGCAGTTCGGCAAGGGCTCGATCATGCGCCTGGGCGACGGCGAGGTCGAAAAGGACATCCAGGTGGTTTCCACCGGTTCGCTCGGCCTGGACATCGCACTTGGCGTCGGTGGCCTGCCGCGCGGCCGCGTGGTCGAGATCTACGGGCCGGAATCCTCGGGCAAGACCACGCTGACGCTGCAGGTCGTGGCCGAAATGCAGAAGCTGGGCGGCACCTGCGCCTTTATCGACGCCGAGCACGCGCTGGACGTCAACTACGCCTCCAAGCTCGGCGTCAATGTCGGCGACCTGCTGATCTCGCAGCCCGACACCGGCGAGCAGGCCCTGGAAATCACCGACGCGCTGGTGCGCTCGGGCTCGATCGACCTGATCATCATCGACTCGGTTGCCGCACTGGTGCCCAAGGCCGAAATCGAAGGCGAAATGGGCGATTCGCTGCCCGGCCTGCAGGCCCGCCTGATGAGCCAGGCGCTGCGCAAGCTGACCGGCACCATCAAGCGCACCAACTGCCTGGTGATCTTCATCAACCAGATCCGCATGAAGATCGGCGTGATGTTCGGCTCGCCCGAAACCACCACCGGCGGCAATGCGCTGAAGTTCTACGCCTCGGTGCGCCTGGACATCCGCCGCATCGGCTCGATCAAGAAGGGCGACGACGTGATCGGTAACGAGACCAAGGTCAAGGTGGTCAAGAACAAGGTATCGCCGCCGTTCCGCGAGGCCTTCTTCGACATCCTCTACGGCCAGGGCATCTCGCGCCAGGGCGAGATCATCGACCTGGGCGTGGATGCCAAGATCGTCGAAAAGTCCGGCGCCTGGTACAGCTACAACGGCGACAAGATCGGCCAGGGCAAGGACAACGCCCGCGAATACCTGCGCGAGAACCCCGACATTGCCGCCGAAATCGAAAACAAGGTGCGCGCGGCACTGGGCGTGGTGGCCATGAACCCCACCGCTGCAGCCGCCGCGGCAACGGTCGAAGACTGA
- a CDS encoding DUF2889 domain-containing protein yields MPLSQPVNRSLRHRRAIAAEAYQREDGLWDIEVRLTDTKPRDIELAGDRIRPQGQPLHDLWLRITIDEEMTVLDAEACSDWVPYPSHCDTIGPAYRKLIGLNLRKGFRKAVRERLGGMHGCSHLTEAAGVLPSTAIQAFAGEVISIRDNGEDDPNPEPPYQLNGCHALRFDGEVVRQFYPRWYGHQPTPKARAEAAPAVASAPQAQQAAANGDRGGHAIDGNDAVPADRPTGTSG; encoded by the coding sequence ATGCCTCTGTCCCAGCCCGTCAACCGCTCCCTGCGCCACCGCCGTGCCATTGCGGCCGAGGCGTACCAGAGAGAGGACGGCCTGTGGGACATCGAGGTGCGCCTGACCGACACCAAGCCTCGCGACATCGAACTGGCCGGCGACCGCATCCGCCCGCAAGGCCAGCCGCTGCACGACCTGTGGCTGCGTATCACGATCGACGAGGAAATGACGGTGCTGGATGCCGAGGCCTGCTCGGACTGGGTGCCGTACCCGTCCCATTGCGACACGATCGGCCCGGCTTACCGCAAGCTGATCGGGCTGAACCTGCGCAAGGGCTTTCGCAAGGCGGTGCGCGAGCGCCTGGGCGGCATGCACGGCTGCTCGCACCTGACCGAAGCCGCCGGGGTGCTGCCGAGCACCGCGATCCAGGCCTTTGCCGGCGAGGTCATCAGTATCCGCGACAACGGCGAGGACGATCCGAATCCGGAGCCGCCCTATCAGTTGAACGGCTGCCACGCCCTGCGTTTCGACGGCGAGGTGGTTCGTCAGTTTTACCCGCGCTGGTATGGTCACCAGCCGACGCCCAAGGCAAGGGCCGAGGCCGCGCCTGCCGTCGCATCCGCGCCTCAGGCGCAGCAGGCCGCGGCCAATGGCGACCGCGGTGGTCACGCAATCGACGGCAACGACGCTGTCCCGGCCGACCGGCCGACCGGCACCTCCGGCTGA
- a CDS encoding PglL family O-oligosaccharyltransferase has protein sequence MPPSRPNFSSAVLVAAIVIPLLVSRHTLPLATFYGEWAAALCGMVAVAAVVVQAIRRLGTSTDVAFASLPLISLLFLWLVVVSLIFAIHGHADVSGSRLMTVLTLLLGATVASAAWWYRRTQGSTSDSADALAIAALIAGLLGTVTQWVQLFHLEPRSFGLVSTYFYDTNRRLWGNLNQPNHQATVHGLALVASVWLASRGRLRFPMWLAAVALLESGIVLSGSRTGVLHVGLAACYALIAAWLARGERRGADPMQRPVGLVVAAVAMGAMLLILQPTIKAAGQAFDWRLFDTVAQLEAEDQISARGALWAHAIAMFRAHPWFGVGWGEFGWAQFQQLDQVGVKVEMSLHAHNAILDLLAKTGIVGTAGVGVILLAWLWRVVRVRLWHGDAEERRQTVLVLTWLAMLCAHSMLEYPLHYLYFFLPFCFMLGWLEPSGFGRWRVPLPVARGLALAFVAVAAVVLGTMWQDYRRAEAREYASNEGRQALPMPRFWFRQHAQADAAGQAAITPENAASLLPAHVAAVHLLPTPTMIARTAWLLALTGDAAQGRQWMERLRWYYLGDEAAQYATIAQACRGVKADQRPQAFCGWVLDRSRRLAELGRD, from the coding sequence ATGCCGCCTTCCCGGCCAAACTTCTCGTCGGCTGTTCTCGTCGCAGCAATCGTCATCCCGCTGCTGGTCTCCCGGCACACGCTGCCGCTTGCCACGTTCTATGGCGAATGGGCGGCCGCGCTGTGCGGCATGGTCGCGGTTGCTGCCGTCGTGGTTCAAGCGATTCGCCGGCTGGGGACCTCGACTGACGTTGCTTTCGCATCGCTGCCGCTCATCTCGCTGCTATTTCTCTGGCTTGTTGTCGTCAGCCTGATCTTTGCGATCCATGGCCACGCCGACGTTTCCGGCAGTCGCCTGATGACTGTCCTCACGTTGCTGCTCGGCGCCACTGTGGCATCTGCTGCATGGTGGTACCGCCGCACCCAAGGCAGCACGTCGGATTCTGCGGACGCCCTTGCGATTGCGGCGTTGATCGCCGGCCTGCTCGGGACCGTCACCCAATGGGTCCAGCTCTTCCACCTCGAACCCCGCTCCTTCGGCCTCGTCTCCACCTACTTCTACGACACCAACCGCCGCCTCTGGGGCAACCTGAACCAGCCCAACCACCAGGCCACCGTACACGGCCTGGCACTGGTCGCGTCAGTGTGGCTGGCCTCGCGCGGCCGCTTGCGTTTCCCGATGTGGCTGGCCGCGGTGGCCTTGCTGGAAAGCGGTATTGTGCTGTCCGGCTCGCGTACCGGCGTGCTGCATGTGGGCCTTGCCGCGTGCTACGCGTTGATTGCGGCATGGCTGGCGCGGGGCGAGCGACGCGGAGCGGATCCGATGCAGCGCCCGGTCGGGCTGGTCGTCGCCGCGGTTGCCATGGGGGCGATGCTTTTGATATTGCAACCCACGATCAAGGCGGCCGGGCAGGCCTTCGACTGGCGCCTGTTCGACACCGTCGCGCAGCTCGAAGCCGAAGACCAGATTTCAGCACGGGGCGCGCTGTGGGCGCATGCCATCGCCATGTTCCGCGCCCATCCGTGGTTCGGCGTCGGCTGGGGCGAGTTCGGCTGGGCGCAATTCCAGCAGCTCGATCAGGTTGGTGTGAAGGTCGAGATGTCCCTGCACGCCCACAACGCGATTCTCGATCTGCTGGCGAAGACCGGGATCGTTGGCACCGCCGGCGTGGGCGTGATCCTGCTGGCATGGCTGTGGCGGGTGGTGCGGGTGCGCTTGTGGCATGGCGATGCGGAAGAGCGCAGGCAGACGGTGCTGGTGCTGACCTGGCTGGCGATGCTGTGCGCGCATTCGATGCTGGAATACCCGCTGCATTACCTGTATTTCTTCCTGCCGTTCTGCTTCATGCTGGGGTGGCTGGAGCCGTCCGGCTTCGGGCGCTGGCGGGTGCCGTTGCCGGTGGCGCGGGGGCTGGCGCTGGCGTTTGTCGCGGTGGCCGCGGTGGTGCTGGGCACCATGTGGCAGGACTATCGCCGCGCAGAAGCGCGCGAGTATGCCAGCAATGAAGGCCGCCAGGCGCTGCCGATGCCGCGTTTCTGGTTCCGCCAGCATGCGCAGGCCGATGCGGCGGGGCAGGCCGCGATCACGCCGGAGAATGCCGCGTCACTGTTGCCTGCGCATGTCGCGGCGGTGCACCTGCTGCCGACCCCCACCATGATCGCGCGCACGGCATGGCTGCTGGCGCTGACGGGCGATGCCGCGCAAGGCCGGCAGTGGATGGAGCGCCTGCGCTGGTACTACCTTGGCGACGAGGCCGCGCAGTACGCGACGATCGCGCAGGCGTGCCGCGGCGTCAAGGCGGACCAGCGCCCGCAGGCGTTCTGCGGCTGGGTGCTCGACCGCTCGCGGCGGCTTGCGGAACTGGGCCGGGACTGA
- the recX gene encoding recombination regulator RecX, with translation MATRPPLSLKARAVGYLSRREHSRAELARKLAPHAESPEQLEQLLDALERENWLSNQRFADSLVHRRGARYGTARVMQEAKTHKLGSEQLGELQERLRATEVERAREVWRKRFGTPPDTPEARAKQIRFMVARGFSRAVVGKIIQGADEDYGDAD, from the coding sequence ATGGCAACCCGTCCCCCGCTGTCGCTGAAGGCGCGCGCCGTCGGCTACCTGTCGCGCCGCGAGCACAGCCGCGCCGAGCTCGCGCGCAAGCTGGCGCCGCATGCCGAGTCGCCCGAGCAGCTGGAACAACTGCTGGACGCGCTGGAGCGCGAGAACTGGCTGTCGAACCAGCGCTTTGCCGACAGCCTGGTGCATCGCCGCGGCGCCCGCTACGGTACCGCGCGCGTGATGCAGGAAGCCAAGACCCACAAGCTCGGCAGCGAGCAGCTGGGCGAATTGCAGGAGCGTCTGCGCGCCACCGAGGTCGAGCGCGCGCGCGAGGTCTGGCGCAAGCGCTTCGGTACGCCGCCCGACACGCCCGAGGCGCGCGCCAAGCAGATCCGCTTCATGGTGGCACGCGGCTTTTCGCGCGCGGTGGTCGGCAAGATCATCCAGGGCGCGGACGAGGACTACGGCGACGCGGACTGA